One part of the Trichomycterus rosablanca isolate fTriRos1 chromosome 25, fTriRos1.hap1, whole genome shotgun sequence genome encodes these proteins:
- the phb2a gene encoding prohibitin-2a yields MADKEPGGFLQQLRQIAGRMSSGGPRGAGLGIKLLMGAGALAYGVKEATYTVEGGQRAIIFNRIGGLQMDTVLSEGLHFRIPWFQYPIIYDIRARPRKISSLTGSKDLQMVSIALRVLSRPVASSLPFLYQHLGQDYEERVLPSIVNEVLKSVVAKFNASQLITQRAQVSLLIRRELIERAKDFNIILDDVAITELSFSKEYTAAVEAKQVAQQEAQRAQFYVVKAEQDQKHKIIQAEGEAQAAKMLGEAVMKNPGYLKLRRIRAAQNIAKTVAASQNKVYLNADSLVLNLQDSSFNNLSLGK; encoded by the exons ATGGCCGATAAAGAACCTGGA GGTTTTCTACAGCAGCTGAGGCAGATAGCGGGCAGGATGTCGTCTGGAGGGCCGAGAGGAGCCGGCCTGGGTATTAAACTGCTCATGGGAGCTGGAGCGCTGGCTTACGGAGTCAAAGAGGCGACATACACAG TGGAGGGTGGACAGAGGGCCATCATCTTCAACAGAATCGGAGGCCTGCAGATGGACACGGTGCTCTCAGAAGGGCTGCATTTCAg GATACCGTGGTTCCAGTACCCGATCATCTACGACATCCGAGCCAGGCCGAGAAAGATTTCATCCCTCACAGGAAGCAAAG ATCTTCAGATGGTGAGCATTGCCCTGCGTGTGCTGTCCCGGCCGGTGGCCTCCAGCCTGCCGTTCCTCTACCAGCACCTGGGTCAGGACTATGAGGAGCGTGTCCTGCCCTCCATCGTCAACGAGGTGCTGAAGAGCGTCGTGGCCAAGTTCAACGCCTCTCAGCTCATCACACAGAGAGCGCAG GTGTCACTGCTGATCAGAAGGGAGCTGATCGAGAGAGCCAAGGACTTTAATATCATTCTGGATGACGTGGCAATCACAGAGCTCAGCTTCAGCAAGGAGTACACGGCTGCTGTAGAGGCCAAGCAAGTCG CTCAGCAGGAGGCTCAGAGAGCTCAGTTCTATGTGGTGAAGGCTGAGCAGGACCAGAAACATAAGATCATCCAGGCTGAGGGAGAAGCTCAGGCTGCTAAAATG CTGGGCGAGGCTGTGATGAAGAATCCAGGCTACCTTAAACTGAGACGCATCCGAGCAGCCCAGAACATTGCCAAGACG GTGGCGGCATCACAGAATAAAGTGTATCTGAATGCAGACAGCCTTGTACTGAACCTTCAGGACAGCTCTTTCAATAA ttTGTCTCTAGGGAAGTGA